Part of the Virgibacillus natechei genome is shown below.
GCCTCTTCTGAAATGTCCGTGGCATAAACATTCGCGTTTGGTAACTCCAATGCGAGTGTTATGGCAATAATACCGCTCCCTGTACCAATATCAACGATGGTCGGATGCGTCTCTTTATTTTGCTTGGTTACGTTTATTACGTGTTGCACGAGCTCTTCTGTTTCTGGCCTCGGGATAAGCACCTGCTCATTTACCTGAAATTCTCGTCCGTAAAACGATTCAACTCCCGTAAGATGCTGAACCGGAACCCCTGTCTCGGCATGTTTTTCAATAGCCGCATTAAACGGTTCCAACACAAGTTCTGGAACCGGGTCCTGCATCAGCATGTGAAATTTAGAACGCGATACTTGTAAATGATGCTGCAATAGAATTTCTGCCACTTTCGCTTCTCGATTATGATTTTCTAAAAAAAGAGAAGCCCGCTTGAGGACTTCATATTGTTTTATACTCAAATTATTCACCTATTTGTTCCATCTTCTTTGTTTGTTCTTCCAATAGTAAGGCGTCAACAAATTCATTCAGTTTACCTTGCAAAATTTGATCAAGGCGTTGAATCGTTAACCCGATTCGATGATCGGTCACACGATTTTGTGGGAAGTTATACGTACGAATCCGCTCCGAACGGTCCCCAGTACCCACTGCTGATTTTCTCGTTTCATCATATTCATCCTGTGCTTCTTGTTGGTACATATCATAAATGCGCGCTCGCAAGATCTTCATCGCCTTTTCTTTGTTCTTGATTTGCGATTTTTCATCCTGAATGGAAACAACGACACCTGTTGGATCATGAGTCAAACGCACGGCAGACATCGTCGTGTTAACGCTTTGCCCACCAGGTCCACTTGAAGCGAACGTATCAACACGGATATCTTTCTCATGAATATCGACTTCTACATCCTCCGCCTCAGGCAGCACAGCCACTGTCGCTGTTGATGTATGAATCCTACCACCAGATTCCGTCTCGGGAACACGTTGAACACGATGCGCACCATTTTCATATTTTAATTTCGAATAGGCACCCGTTCCACTGACCATAATAACGATTTCCTTGTATCCGCCAACACCTGTCGAGCTGGCTTCCATTACTTCTGTCTTCCAGCCATATTGCTCAGCAAAACGGGAATACATACGATATAAGTCTCCAGCAAATAATGCAGCCTCATCGCCTCCAGCTGCACCACGAATTTCCATAAACACGTTTTTATCATCATTTGGATCTTTTGGAAGAAGCAATACCCTCAATTTTTCTTCGAGTTCTTCCTTGGATTTTGTAAGATCAGTGATTTCAGACTTCACCATTTCTTCCATCTCGTCGTCCATGTTTTCTTCCTGCATCGCTTTCGCATCTTTTAACTGCGACGTTACATCCTTATATTCAGCATAAGCCTGCACAACATCTTCCAAGTCTGATTGTTCCTTCGAATATTCACGTAGTTTACTTGTATCATTTATAATTTCCGGATCACTAAGCATTTCATTTAATTTATTATAACGATCTTCTAACGTTTGTAAACGTTCTAACATAACGTACACCTCATTTCGATTAACAGTATAATTATAATATACTGAGGCGTGTAGGTCAAAATCTAACCAGTGATAGCGTGAGAATGGGCTTAGCGGCGGTCGAGCCGATTTGCGGTGCTCATTGAAGCGATTCGGCACTAGCGTGATTCGACTAATTCAAAAGATTCCTCGTTATCATCCCAATTAACTTCAACATTAACGATCATATCTTCCCTCATAATCGCTCCAGTTCCACCACCTCTTGATGTAAATTCTTTATCAGATACAGGTTCATCAAACGTTATTGATGAAATCCCTTCACCAGTTGTCCCTCGTGTGAATTTATAGTCTAGTTGTTCCATTGAAGCTAGTTCTGCCAACTCTCCTTTATATGTTAATTTGAATACATAGTCACTTTCACTTGAATAGGTATTTACATCATCCGCATCTTTTCCCCATACTTCTTCAGCTTCATATTCTAACTCTGCCGACCAATAGTCCCCACCTCCTGTAAAGAGGTAACGATGCTCCGTCACCTCTTCATCGGTAGAACAGGCACTTATTAACCCTGTAAATAGTAGCAATAGAATTATTCTCTTGAATTTGAAAACCCCCTCTCCTACTATTTATATTTCTTATTACACGAAACTGTGTCATTAATTGGCCAAGTATGCATGAGTAAAGAACCAGTAATCGTGTTATTGGATTTTCAATTTAATAAACCGTTCGCTAATAAACCCATTAATATCCCAACAATAATTAGCGGTCTTTTACCTTCTACAAAAGGGGTTGGAAAAAGGCGTCAACTATTTTTTGGTAACCAAAGGGCAATATTGAAGTTATGAATAACCGATTACGATAGAAAAGGTTACCAAAAATCTGAATTTTTTAAGCGTAATTTCTCCTCTTTTATAGGCAATATTTAATACTTTAATCATGGAATAAACCGTTATAAAAATTATTATAGCTGAAAAAATACTAATTAAGATTACTTCCATTTTTGACCTCCTTTCACTTTAGATTAATATGCATTATTCTGTTTTACGACTAAAACATTCTTCACATATGAATTTGCCTTCATTTCTCAAATATGCTTTTATCTCAGTAAATCCTTTCCTCTTGGGATAACGCATTTTTACAAAAACAACATCTTCACCCTTAATTTCTTTTTCACAAATCGTGCATTTAGGTTTTTCCCATAGCATTATTTAATCACCACCAAGTAACTTTTCATTTTATAAACTTTATTATCAACTACCTGCTCACATTCGTATAATTTTTCACAATATTTAATTGTATGATAACATAAATAAACAGAAGAAAGGAGCTGATGTTGACTTTCACCACAAGGGTATAAGTGCGAATAAGCCTCTGGCAGAGCCAATCGGCAAGTCTTCTTTATCGTACGGAGGTGAAGGAAGTCGCGCTAGTCGCTGGGCGCTGGAGCTGGACGTGGATATTTCGGTAACTAAGTTATCCACAGCTTTTAAATTCTATAGTTTCCTGCAAACAAAAAAGAGTACCCTTGAGGCACTCTTATTTCGGTAATTTAGCTAAACTATTTAGTATGATTTTATTACTTGGTTTGTTTGGGACTTCATGGTGGTGCCGACATCTCGGCTCGTAAGATTCAGATGCGCCAACTAGTATGATTGGATCATCATAGGATGCTGGCTTACCATCAATTAAGCGTTGTGTTCTACTAGCTGGAGATCCGCATGATGGGCAAATTGCATTAAGTTTTGTGACGGATTCACTTAGTGCCATTAGAGCTGGCATTGCTCCAAATGGCTCCCCACGAAAATCGGTGTCTAACCCTGCAGCTATTACACGTATGCCTTGATTTGCGAGCTCCGTAGCGACTTCTATAATATTTTCATCAAAAAACTGAACTTCATCTATTCCAACGAGGTCTACGCGCTCGTTAATATTCTCCAAAATTTTATCAGAACTGTTTACAGGGCGGGCTACTGTGGACGTGCCATTATGTGACACAACGGATTCGTCTTCAAACCTGTTATCAATCACAGGTTTAAATACCCTTACAGACAAATTCCCGTATGTTGCTCTGCGTACACGACGGATTAATTCTTCCGATTTTCCTGAAAACATGCTTCCGCAGATTACTTCTAGCCAACCATTTTGTTTCATCAGATTCATGAGTAGGGTGCTCCCTTCAGGCATTATACATTACTACTTTATGATATGTATCTTGATTAGTTTACCACTAATCTCAACATTATTAACCCATTTTTAGAGGTTGTTCAAAAAGTCCGGTAAAAATGACACATCGCAGGGGAACTTTTGCTAAAACCGCCCACGTCCTGTGGGCAACGCAGAAGTCACCACATCCTGTGGAAGCTCGTTGGCTTGCTTTTCCGTTGTTCACGTATTAATTGCATACGTTCCACTACTCAAGGCTATGCCGCCTCGAACTTCTCGGTCCTTTTTATCCTCCTTTTTGAACACGCACTTTTATCTATTTTAATTAGAACGTGGCATTCGTTAAAGGGACTCTTAGAGAGCGTTCGTTGCTGTGTAAGGCAGTTACTGCATAAGTGCAACTTAAAGCCATGTTGGTTCCTATTTT
Proteins encoded:
- the prmC gene encoding peptide chain release factor N(5)-glutamine methyltransferase — translated: MNNLSIKQYEVLKRASLFLENHNREAKVAEILLQHHLQVSRSKFHMLMQDPVPELVLEPFNAAIEKHAETGVPVQHLTGVESFYGREFQVNEQVLIPRPETEELVQHVINVTKQNKETHPTIVDIGTGSGIIAITLALELPNANVYATDISEEALKIASENAAHLDASVTFLQGDFLQPLINHAIRPDLIVSNPPYIAKSDEVHLSDTVKTFDPKLALFAEENGLAAYRKIIEQLPEVLNEEGFIAFEIGYQQRDTVNELMKHVFPKSQVETLKDINKKDRILTAKINY
- the prfA gene encoding peptide chain release factor 1, which produces MLERLQTLEDRYNKLNEMLSDPEIINDTSKLREYSKEQSDLEDVVQAYAEYKDVTSQLKDAKAMQEENMDDEMEEMVKSEITDLTKSKEELEEKLRVLLLPKDPNDDKNVFMEIRGAAGGDEAALFAGDLYRMYSRFAEQYGWKTEVMEASSTGVGGYKEIVIMVSGTGAYSKLKYENGAHRVQRVPETESGGRIHTSTATVAVLPEAEDVEVDIHEKDIRVDTFASSGPGGQSVNTTMSAVRLTHDPTGVVVSIQDEKSQIKNKEKAMKILRARIYDMYQQEAQDEYDETRKSAVGTGDRSERIRTYNFPQNRVTDHRIGLTIQRLDQILQGKLNEFVDALLLEEQTKKMEQIGE
- a CDS encoding Fe3+ hydroxamate ABC transporter substrate-binding protein, with translation MLWEKPKCTICEKEIKGEDVVFVKMRYPKRKGFTEIKAYLRNEGKFICEECFSRKTE
- a CDS encoding thymidine kinase; its protein translation is MNLMKQNGWLEVICGSMFSGKSEELIRRVRRATYGNLSVRVFKPVIDNRFEDESVVSHNGTSTVARPVNSSDKILENINERVDLVGIDEVQFFDENIIEVATELANQGIRVIAAGLDTDFRGEPFGAMPALMALSESVTKLNAICPSCGSPASRTQRLIDGKPASYDDPIILVGASESYEPRCRHHHEVPNKPSNKIILNSLAKLPK